One Pyxicephalus adspersus chromosome 3, UCB_Pads_2.0, whole genome shotgun sequence genomic window carries:
- the LOC140327713 gene encoding protein DVR-1-like, translating into MLLWLYVPVTTDSEESVVENLFLNSLGFTSKPNPVSPPSVPPAIWKIYNQRMGPSETEEIADFCFVEEFNVSGSVIRVFPDLGRFVILPPSNSSIVCLEKRLYFNISIMELEEEVTMGRLEVQFSQNTYYGQIFDLRLYRIMKLSLRGTEYQETNRKLLTAQTFRLLHKSLYFNLTEVCQSWRDPHKNLGLALVISSRKEGSSLDDPSDECQGIQTFLDTALLIVGLNPLQCNTPRKKRSYSKVPSASMDICQIRSLYIEFKEFGWQEWVIAPKGYMANYCHGACPYPLTEVLNGSNHAILQTLIHSIDPHEVPLPCCVPIRFSPISMLYYDNSDNVVLKHYENMVVDECGCR; encoded by the exons ATGTTACTTTGGCTCtatgttccagtgacaacagaTTCTGAAGAATCGGTTgtagaaaatttatttttaaacagcctGGGTTTTACATCTAAGCCAAATCCAGTTTCTCCCCCTTCAGTACCTCCTGCAATATGGAAGATCTACAATCAGAGGATGGGTCCTTCTGAAACAGAGGAGATAGCAGATTTCTGTTTTGTGGAGGAGTTTAATGTATCTGGTAGTGTCATCAGAGTATTTCCTGACCTAG GACGGTTTGTCATCCTGCCTCCTTCGAACTCTTCAATAGTTTGCCTGGAAAAgagattatattttaatatttcaataatgGAGCTAGAAGAGGAGGTAACCATGGGACGTCTGGAAGTCCAATTCAGCCAAAATACATACTATGGACAAATATTTGATTTACGCCTCTACAGAATTATGAAGCTTTCACTAAGAGGAACAGAATACCAGGAAACAAACAGAAAACTTTTGACTGCACAAACATTTCGTTTGCTTCACAAATCCCTCTACTTTAATTTAACAGAGGTTTGCCAGAGTTGGAGGGACCCTCATAAGAATCTGGGACTGGCTTTGGTGATATCTTCAAGAAAAGAAGGAAGCTCATTAGATGACCCTTCAGATGAGTGTCAAGGGATACAAACCTTTCTCGATACCGCCTTACTAATTGTTGGTCTCAATCCCCTGCAGTGTAACACACCTCGAAAGAAAAGAAGTTATAGCAAGGTTCCCTCGGCTTCCATGGATATCTGCCAAATTAGGAGCCTCTACATTGAATTTAAAGAGTTTGGGTGGCAGGAATGGGTAATTGCTCCTAAGGGATATATGGCTAACTACTGCCATGGTGCATGCCCATACCCTCTAACAGAAGTGTTGAATGGATCTAACCATGCCATCCTCCAGACCCTTATTCATTCTATTGATCCTCATGAGGTTCCTCTGCCCTGTTGTGTACCTATAAGATTTTCTCCTATATCAATGCTTTATTATGACAATAGCGACAATGTGGTGCTGAAACATTATGAAAATATGGTTGTGGATGAATGTGGATGTAGGTAA